The Triticum urartu cultivar G1812 unplaced genomic scaffold, Tu2.1 TuUngrouped_contig_7472, whole genome shotgun sequence genome segment ACAAGCGCTGGGCTCGTCGCAGATGGGGGAGGGGAGGGCACCTGGCCAGCTGGGCCGTGCCTGGCAGGCTGACCCGTTAGTAATCGTGACCGGCTGGCCCGACATGTGGTTAACCGCGCCGTGCCCGGCACATGGCCCGCCTACGGCCGTGCCTGGAGGCCTGGCACACGTGCCGGCACGGCACGACCTGTTTATTAGGTTTTTTATACACCAATAGGCAGCATAATAGGTGGGTTGTGCCTAGGCCTGGGAGGGCACGCGTGTTGGCCCGGCACGGCGGTGTGGTTAGCGTGCCCGGCCGTGTTGGGCCATGCTTGGCCCGTATAACCCAGCGCGGGCCTTGCCGTGCTGGGGCGGCCCATCTAGTGGGGTTTGGCGGGATGCAGAGTGTGTGATAACAAACACTAACTCTGTTGGGTTGCTGGAAGGAGACTTTCCCTATCTAGAGGAAAACCCACTTCTGATAAGATTATGGTTCACTCGAAGATTTGATGTTTTTTCATGCTATTTACTATCATTTCAATTTACACACCATCATGCCAAAACCTGTAGATACTTGTTGCCAAACCACCATAACAAAATAGTTACAAGGACTTCCACGGAACCAGGGCACAACCTAAACAGGTCGAAAACTGAAGAGACAGAAAAACCTAACCTCAGACCACAACCAAAACAGCATAATACTCCCATCTTCGCCTAGCTCTAAGCTTTGGGGATTTAGTATTAACCCAAAAGACAACTTCATCTTGAATTTGCATGATAAAATATCCTGGATGTCTTGTTTTTCGCAATTTTGTTTAATTTTGCAAAATAGTAACAGTCCAAGAATGTAGAAGATCTAAGCTCATGCATCAGATAAATGTTTGGTTGTTCTCTTGACGATCTGTTATGTCAAAATTCGGGCAAGCCTGATATATGAAAGGAAATTCCGAGACGCGCCAAAAACTTGTGGACATGCGCTAAATTCAGAAACACGCCTTAAAGTTGTGGACATGCGCCGGATTTGCGTTGGTATACTACAAGTCTACAAGTAAATGTAAATGTAgatcaatcaatcaaacaaacaGTACTTTTTAGTATATTAGTAACCTTCTCAAAGCAGCAGAACCCAACGGTTGCTTCGTGATTTAGTGTTCTCCAGAAAAATGAATTAGGGGAGAATAAAGAATAACATGCCAGCACGAATCTGGAAGAAAGATACCTCATAGCAAAGATTGCGGAATAGGTCTTATATGAAATAGAGTACAAATAGATATTTGTTTTACAACTTTGTTCGTGGAGCAGCTGCAGAAAATAGAAAATTCAGTGGAAATGAAACCTGGTACAACCCCGTACATACATAGGACGATCTGTCCAGTGCAAATCATCATCAACGAGAACTTGATTGAATTAAAAACAGCAAGAAGCAAGCGATTATTCGAGACGACTGCATGCATAGTAAATACCGTTGGAGATGTAGACTTGTTTCAAAAGATAGATGCGTGCACCCCAATCCAATTTGGCAGCAGCACATGTACTACCTGTCAATTGAGACAGCAAGTAAACAATGAGTATATACAAATGTGAGGGAAGACGTGATAAAATGATAAACAAAGATACTCACTTGGTCGAATTATGACGAAGAACTAGTGCCAGCTGTGGCACCACTATTCTCTGTCTTGATAAAACCATTTGACTTGTATACCATCATAAGAGCAACGATGGTCATGAGCTCACCACCGTTTGTCAGGTTTTTGGCATGAGATTTCTCGTCGCAGTTGTAGGCCGTGTAGCATAGCATCTCCACCCACACTTCAAAGACCATCTCGAGGAAGCGAACAGCATCCACATCATCTCTTTGCGTTGTGTTGACCAGCTGTGCTGCAAGCTTACATCCCTTGTCAAGTGTGCTGTTGATAGAAGGCTGAGCAGTTTCTCCGCCCGTTGTATTATTGACCGGAGGCTGAACAGTTCCTCCGAACCATGAACAATTTGTTGTTACCTTTTTTTTAAAAACACCGAACCATGTATTATTGACCGGCGGTCTAGACACACCAATGACTTCGTCACTTGTTTCTTGGCTTTGAGAGACACCAGTTCCTCCGACCCCTGTATTATTGACCGGCGGCTGAGCATTTCCTCCGATCCTTGTATTATTGACTGCCGGCTGAGCAGTTCCTCCGACCCCTATATTCTTGAACGCCGGCATAGGAGTTCGTCTGACCCCTGTATTCTTGAACGCCGGCATAGGAGTTCGTCTGACCCCTGTATTATTGACCGCTGTCTCAGCAGTTTTACTGCTCTGAGACACACCAATAATGTCTCCGTCACTATTTGGTTTAATTGGAGATCCTCCGAGCAAAGGTTTCTCCTGTTCCAATATGGCACTGAGCAGGTCCTTGGCATCGTCGCGTGTCTTCAGATGAGTGTTGGAATCATGACACAGCTGGACATACTTCTGACGAGTAACAGGGTAAGGCAGCATGTAGGGGCGGGCGACCAGCAGGTAAAACATGTAATTGCAGAGAGCCTCTATTGCCTCAACACGTTTCAGCATGTGGTTACGTTCCAAAATATATCTCTGTTGGCCAATAACATTCGTCGAGAGCTCCTGGAGGTAGACATGAGTGGCGATGTGCCACACGAGGATGCTCTCATCCAGCTCCAGTTCCACGCTCCATGCCAGTGCCAGGTCCTTCCCTAAGGAGAGGTTGTGTCTCTTTACGGCATCCTGGCCCCGTGATTTCGCCATGCCAATCTGCATAGCTTCGGTTCCAGTACCATTAGATTGACCACCCTGCCCGGCTTCAGTTCCAGTACGATCAGGTGGAACACCCAGCCTGGCTTCGGCTCCAGTACCAACACCCTGCCGGGCTTCGGTTCCAGTACCATTAGACCGAACACCCTGCCGGGCTTCAGTTCCAGCACCATTAGACCAAACACCACGCCGGGCTTCAGTCCCAGCACCATTAGACCGAACACCCTGCCGGGCTTCAGTTCCAGCACCATCAGACAGAACACCACGCCGGGCTTCAGTCCCAGCACCATTAGACCGAACACCCTGCCGGGCTTCAGTTCCAGCACCATCAGACAGAACACCCTGCCTAGCTCTGGTTCCCCTATCAAGAGTGGTCCATGTGTAGTACGTTGAATTCCTGGCTTCAGTTGGAACAACCTGTCTGGCTTCAGTTGGAACCACCTGTCTGGCTTCAGTTGTCGACACTAGGACCAACACCTTGCGAATGATATCTTCGGGGACACTAGTGGACCATGAGTAGAACGTTGAATCCCACAGGTCCTCCAGTCCCATTTTTTTTGCGATTCTACTGCCTCTTCTGTGGTTAGTGTGATGGGACACCTTAAACAAGCTATGTTGGCGCATGTGGGCTGACCAGTAGGCTTCATTACTTCTTACAATCGTCGAGAGTAAAATAGTGATGACCCCTTCAGTTACGTGAGCCACTTTGCCAAGAGAATACCACTTTCTTTCATACAGCAGTGCGGCTGTCCAGATGGAGAAAATGACCCTCAACACTGAAATGGCCTCCAGGAAAACTGCACCGGTGAGTAAAACTTTGGTCACAATGACATCTGCTCTTCTGTAATCATCTTCGGCCCTCATTGCATTAAACAACTGGAGTGCAGCCACAGTGAAAGGCAGCGAGATGAGACGGACGACAAAGCCATACCGGGTGTGCATCACCGCAGCCTTGGTGTACAAGAGGTCGTACATCATCGTGAGCTGCAACTCGACCACTTTCAGCATGAAGTCTCTGTCGTAACTTGTCTCATTCTGAATCTTCACATAAGCTGTCGGCCCCTCGAACATTTTCTTGGGAATGTCCAACAGTGAGTAAGCTAGGACTAGCTCGTCGCATTCATCTTCGATAAACCCAGCTTGATTGTGATCTGCAGGAAAACCAACTGCCTGCTGAGCACCAAAATCCATGTAGCTGGTGATGGATAGGCTGCTACTGGCACAACTATTATTGGCAGCAATGAGCGCCCACAATCTTTCCCCATACTTGAGAAGCCCGACCACATAAATGAGGATGGCGGCCGAGCGGAGCAAGGATGGTTGCAAGAGAACGGAAGAGGCATACAACACGTAGCCAGCTGCAAAGACCTGCACTCCGAAAGCCTGCAGGTGACGGAGCCACAGCTGGTTGTCCTCTATGGCATAGGCGGTGATGTTATCTTGGCCGCCAAGGTGCACCAGTAACAGTGGCGCCCAGAGCACCATAAGACGGTGCTCGGACACAGTGACAACAACGGACAGGTGACCCAGGGCGTATATGGCGGCGGTGTCGGCCAGCATGTATGCTGACCAAATGATGACCTTTAGCACGGACCAGTCTGTGCGTCGACGAATATCTGCCAAGAGGAGAAGCGTGACCTGCAGTGCGAAGCTCACCGACACCGTGACATGGACTCCCCGTCCACTCCAGAACTCCACTAGGGCATTCGATCCAACTTCCATTAGTACTTGTCTGCCGAAACAACAGCTACAGGCTGTAAAAACAAAGTCTATGTCAACTTCTTTTATTTATTGAAGGGGGGCAGTAGCCAGGTTTCCCTACTGTATCTCTAcctatatacatatatatatatatatatatacatatatatatatataataataataataataataataaagcacggTGGGGTTCGGTCGTCCGTCATCCCTATTTGCAAAAAAGTCTCTGCAGTTTGTTGAAATCAACCCGCAGTCCATCTATAAGTCATAACGAACCTTTTTCTAACTTTCTCAGAAAACCCCCTGAGGTTTCATGTAATCAACCCGCCGTCCATATGTAAGTCATACGAATCGTTTTTTTGTGTTTTAACAGAAAACCCCCTAACCTTTCGGTTAATCAATCCGCAGTTTATCTAAAACAAAATTATGCATATATTTTAAACAGTATCTccgattttaacatattatacATGAAATTTCATTAGAAAAATGTGTAGAATCTAAATATGTTGTTACTTTTAGCTGTTAAATATTTCTAAACTATTAATTTGGGTGCAAACTTAATCTATAGTGCACGATCCGTTTTTCTTTCGCATCGGCGGCAATGCAAATTGCAAATAAACACACATTAAAACCAGATTGAGTGGGaaaaaaacattgataaccacgCATGCACAACTCTGAAAAACCTCACGGGAAAAAACAACACTTTTCTCATCTTATTCTGAGCGATTATGTGCGTGCgagcgcgcgcgcgtgtgtgtgagagagagacgcCTTAGGACTGACCACATTCAAATGTGTTTTCGTTGTGTGAGCAGTGAGACCACCGTCGGGAACACAAATGTGATGCCATTTTAAATAAAGAACGTCTACCTATCAGGGTCTCGAGTCGTGGTTATTGGGTTAAGAGCGTGTGTTTTTTCTGTCCCATTGCAATacacgggctcttttgctagtgTATTAATAAATTTCTATCTAAAGTTACAAAGAGACTGTACACGCAAAGCATAAGAGAAATAGAGAAGAGAAACTTCGTTTTTGTTGATCCGCCAGTGTTGGcatttgtttcttttcttttatctCTTTCGTTTTTTTGGGCGTGCCTGTGCTGCTTCCATCCCAACACATATCTGGTTGTATCGATCGGTGATGGTTTGCTTCGTAATACAAAGCGGGGGAACCCTATTTCGTCAAAATAGAGAAGAGATTGATAGAATTGTTGTTGTATTGTTTCAGCCTTGTGGTCATATACACAGGAGTACATGATCATTTTGAAGTACTAAGACACGATAGAATAAATCCTATATTATCATATGTTTTCTAACTAACAACGATGCTCAACATCCCCCCATAGTCATAACGATAGCGACGCAGACGGTGAGACTCGAGATGTATCCGAAGATTTCGCATCGGCGGCGATCCAAATTGCAAATAAACACACATTAAAACCAGATTGAGTGGGaaaaaaacattgataaccacgCATGCACAACTCTGATAAATCTCGCGGGAAAAAACAACACTTTTCTCATCTTATTCTGAGCGATTATGTGCGTGCGagcgcgcgcgcgcgtgtgtgtgagagagagagagatgtctTAGGACTGACCACATTCAAATGTGTTTTCATTGTGTGAGCAGTGAGACCACCGTCGAGAACACAAATGTGATGccattttagtaagaacgtctACCTATCAGGGTCTCGGGTCTCGAGTCGTGGTTATTGGGTTAAGAGCGTGTGTTTTTTCTgccccgttgcaatgcacgggctcttttgctagtgTATTAATAAATTTCTATCTAAAGTTACAAAGAGACTGTACACGCAAAACATAAGAGAAATAGAGAAGAGAAACTTCGTTTTTGTGGATCCGCCGGTGTCGGcatttgtttcttttcttttatctCTTTCGTTTTTTTGGGCGTGCCTGTGCTGCTTCCACCCCAACACATATCTGGTTGTATCGATCGGTGATGGTTTGCTTCGTAATACAAAGCGGGGGAACCCTATTTTGTCAAAATAGAGAAGAGATTGATAGAATTGTTGTTGTATTGTTTCAGCCTTATGGTCATATACACAGGAGTACATGATCATTTTGAAGTACTAAGACAAGATAGAATAAATCCTATGTTATCATATGTTTTCTAACTAACAACGATGCTCAACATCCTCCCACGGTCATAAGGATAGCGACGCAGACGGTGAGACTCGAGATGTATCCGAAGATTTCGAATCGGCGGCGATCCAAATTGCAAATAAACACACATTAAAACCAGATTGAGTGGGAAAAAAACATTGATCACCACGCATGCACAACTCTGAAAAACCTCGCGAGAAAAAACAACACTTTTCTCATCTTATTCTGAGCGATTATGTGCGTCCGAGCGCGCGCccgtgtgtgtgtgagagagagacgcCATAGGACTGACCACATTCAAATGTGTTTTTGTGGTCTGAGCAGTGAGACCACCATCGGGAACACAAATGTGATGCCATTTTAAATAAAGAACGTCTATCTATCAGGGTCTCCAGTCGTGGTTATTGGGTTAAGAGCGTGTGTTTTTTCTGtcctgttgcaacgcacgggctcttttgctagtgTATTAATAAATTTCTATCTAAAGTTACAAAGAGAACTGTACACGCAAAGCATAAGAGAAATAGAGAAGAGAAACTTCGTTTTTGTTGATCCGCCGGTGTCGGcatttgtttcttttcttttatctCTTTCGTTTTTTTTGGGCGTGCCTGTGCTGCTTCCACCCCAACACATATCTGGTTGTATCGATCGGTGATGGTTTGCTTCGTAATACAAAGTGGGGGAACCCTATTTCGTCAAAATAGAGAAGAGATTGATAGAATTGTTGTTGTATTGTTTCAGTCTTGTGGTCATATACACAGGAGTACATGATCATTTTGAAGTACTAAGACAAGATAGAATAATTCCTATGTTATCATATGTTTTCTAACTAACCATGATGCTCAACATCCCCCCACAGTCATAAAGATAGGGACGCAGACGGTGAGACTCGAGATGTATACGAAGGTTTCGCATCGGCGGCGATCCAAATTGCAAATAAACACACATTAAAACCAGATTGAGTgggaaaaacattgataaccatgCATGCACAACTCTGAAAAAGCTCGCGGGAAAAAACAACACTTTTCTCATCTTATTCTGAGCGATTATGTGCGTGCGAGcgtgcgcgcgtgtgtgtgtgagagagagatgcCTTAGGAGTGACCACATTCAAATGTGTTTTCGTTGTGTGAGCAGTGAGACCACCGTCGGGAACACAAATGTGATGCCATTTTAAATAAAGAACGTCTACCTATCAGGGTCTCGAGTCGTGGTTATTGGGTTAAGAGCGTGTGTTTTTTCTGtcctgttgcaacgcacgggctcttttgctagtgTATTAATAAATTTCTATCTAAAGTTACAAAGAGAACGGTACACGCAAAGCATAAGAGAAATAGAGAAGAGAAACTTCGTTTTTGTTTATCCGCCGGTGTCGGcatttgtttcttttcttttatctCTTTCGTTTTTTTGGGCGTGCCTGTGCTGCTTCCACCCCAACACATATCTGGTTGTATCGATCGTTGATGGTTTGCTTCGTAATACAAAGCGGGGGAACCCTATTTCGTCAAAATAGAGAAGAGATTGATAGAATTGTTGTTGTATTGTTTCAACCTTGTGGTCATATACACAGAAGTACATGATCATTTTGAAGTACTAAGACAAGATAGAATAAATCCTATGTTATCATATGTTTTCTAACTAACCATGATGCTCAACATCCCCCCACAGTCATAACGATAGCGACGCAGACAGTGAGACTCGAGATGTATCCGAAGGTTTCGCATCGGCGGCGATCCAAATTGCAAATAAACACACATTAAAACCAGATTGAGTgggaaaaacattgataaccacgCATGCACAACTCTGAAAAACCTCGCGGGAAAAAACAACACTTTTCTCATCTTATT includes the following:
- the LOC125531556 gene encoding uncharacterized protein LOC125531556, whose product is MEVGSNALVEFWSGRGVHVTVSVSFALQVTLLLLADIRRRTDWSVLKVIIWSAYMLADTAAIYALGHLSVVVTVSEHRLMVLWAPLLLVHLGGQDNITAYAIEDNQLWLRHLQAFGVQVFAAGYVLYASSVLLQPSLLRSAAILIYVVGLLKYGERLWALIAANNSCASSSLSITSYMDFGAQQAVGFPADHNQAGFIEDECDELVLAYSLLDIPKKMFEGPTAYVKIQNETSYDRDFMLKVVELQLTMMYDLLYTKAAVMHTRYGFVVRLISLPFTVAALQLFNAMRAEDDYRRADVIVTKVLLTGAVFLEAISVLRVIFSIWTAALLYERKWYSLGKVAHVTEGVITILLSTIVRSNEAYWSAHMRQHSLFKVSHHTNHRRGSRIAKKMGLEDLWDSTFYSWSTSVPEDIIRKVLVLVSTTEARQVVPTEARQVVPTEARNSTYYTWTTLDRGTRARQGVLSDGAGTEARQGVRSNGAGTEARRGVLSDGAGTEARQGVRSNGAGTEARRGVWSNGAGTEARQGVRSNGTGTEARQGVGTGAEARLGVPPDRTGTEAGQGGQSNGTGTEAMQIGMAKSRGQDAVKRHNLSLGKDLALAWSVELELDESILVWHIATHVYLQELSTNVIGQQRYILERNHMLKRVEAIEALCNYMFYLLVARPYMLPYPVTRQKYVQLCHDSNTHLKTRDDAKDLLSAILEQEKPLLGGSPIKPNSDGDIIGVSQSSKTAETAVNNTGVRRTPMPAFKNTGVRRTPMPAFKNIGVGGTAQPAVNNTRIGGNAQPPVNNTGVGGTGVSQSQETSDEVIGVSRPPVNNTWFGVFKKKVTTNCSWFGGTVQPPVNNTTGGETAQPSINSTLDKGCKLAAQLVNTTQRDDVDAVRFLEMVFEVWVEMLCYTAYNCDEKSHAKNLTNGGELMTIVALMMVYKSNGFIKTENSGATAGTSSSS